From Archaeoglobus sulfaticallidus PM70-1:
GGTTTTATTATCGTTGGACAGAACAGATGCAAGAGCAAATGCTTTTTCGGAGTGCCCGCTGGGAAAGCTCATTCCTGTTGCTTTTTCGAGTGGTATGACTTCCTGTAGCGTCAGGTATGGTCTGGGACGGTGAACTATCGTCTTCAGCGGTGCCACTATTATAGATCCAATAGCTGCTACAACAAGAATTAGAACACCTTCTCTTCTGTATCCTGCAATGTAGAGAGCAATTCCAAGAGAAACAACTGCTACAGCGCTTCCAAGATGTGTTATTGTTACGAAAACTGGATTTAAGGCTGGATCCATCATACCGGGGTTTATCTTGAGCATGATGGTGGAATCGATCTGCGAAATCTGGGGTGGAAAAACATCTGGTGTTGACTCACTCCTGCTCAATACAGATTCGCCTGCATATTCAATTACGGCT
This genomic window contains:
- a CDS encoding phosphatase PAP2 family protein, producing the protein MKLTTLEVAIILCIVICGAVIEYAGESVLSRSESTPDVFPPQISQIDSTIMLKINPGMMDPALNPVFVTITHLGSAVAVVSLGIALYIAGYRREGVLILVVAAIGSIIVAPLKTIVHRPRPYLTLQEVIPLEKATGMSFPSGHSEKAFALASVLSNDNKTKKLVLYAYATSIAFSRVYIGVHYPIDVVAGSILGWIVGKITLKIESIFLRFAN